The Montipora foliosa isolate CH-2021 chromosome 10, ASM3666993v2, whole genome shotgun sequence genomic sequence gggtaaagggcgcactgtcggcttccattgatatcagccttgtacatgtagctgaacGAACTACCgatgttaaataaagttacttaaCCTTTACCTTTAACTACACAACTAACAAAGGTGGAGTTGGCATCTCCTTGCATTCCTTTTCCAAAAATACACCACCATTGAACATTCTTATACAGATCATAACTTACAtgtaatcattttatttttaatgttttcgtTAGGTCTTATTGTATTCCATGCTCGTCACAAGAATGCTAAAGGCCCATTGCACATGGTTCACTCAGAGAACTGGCTAGTGTATTGTTTGTTCAACACAAAATCTCGCAGATATGAGCTTACTGTACTGGAGATGTACGATGGATATACAGAAAGAAACAGGTGTTCTATGTTGGGGAAAAATTGAGGGGGGATGTTATTTAATCATTCCATGAGGTTGCCTGATAagagaccattttacagttgagTGCCTAGCTACCTCaccaggcctttgaatgaaagtgaggctggagttgaccttactTTGATGGAAACCTCATTTCCCTAGAATATTTGTCTCAGTCTACAAAATAGTCTAGTGCAGCCTAGTTTTAGgggcattaatttttgtttgcgtgggttcaaactccgttctGATTGAAACCTGGATGTGATTTACGTACACTGTACAATGTAAAATGAAATAAGCTTGCAACCTCTAGTTGACTTTCATAACATGTATACAAGACCCCAAAAGCTTTAAGCTTTGAATTGTTGCACACGCAATGGACACTGAATAAATACTGTAGAAGTTCTTTATGTACTTTATTTCAATTTATGTTATTAGTCAACCAGTTGATGAAAATGCAAAATTCATGGCTCAGTTGAGCCTTTTTGTATCTTTTGTGAATTTTCCAAAATCACTTCTATGGAGGGTTATCCCTTACAGTATAGGCATTCTGCATGCTGAACTCAAGGAACATTTGTCACTTGTCAAATGAAACAACCGATCTCAAACGCCTGCATGAACTGAGGTTGCAGAGGTGTGCAGCAATCATGCATGATTgaggctctgccagggtaaattgCGACAAGCaacatggcctaaaaagtagtgacagcacttaaagtgaaatcgcgacaaacAGCATACTTTCTTTACAATTCtgacagcaacgtgaaacattcGCAAAGTATTGACACAAGACCCTTTAAAATTTAGACAAGCGATatgggaccccccccccccttcctggcAGGGCCTCATGATTTGCCAGTATGGTGATATCGTAGCACTACATATGTATAGTTGATATCGTAGCACTATAGTCAGCCAAGACACTTACATGTATTCTGAAGTTATGACATCCTTTTTCAGCACTGTGTTATCATCATTTGACCCTCCACCCATGCCAATGATCCTTCAACAGTCCTACATATTCCCTACAACAATTCGCACTGCAACAGTCACCATAACAGAGAGAGAAATTACCCACAAGAATCTTCTGTTTGGATTACAAACTGGCTACATCCTCAGCCTTCCAAAGAATTTCTTAGATCCAAGGAGAAAGTTTGTGCCCAATGCACAGGACCGAGAAGAAGGACTTCATCCTTATGTTCCAGAGCTCAGTTTGAACCCATTGGGGTTTATAAATTACAACCAAACTAGTGAGTGAGATTGAGCATgatttatcattattttgtaGTATAAGGATCAAACCAATGCTTTTTGTTGCATGTCTTTGAGTAAATGGCATCAGTTTGTTGTTCTCTCAGTAGGGTTACTTACATGTATGTAGGTTTGGCAAATGTGGCAAAGCGTCTGGAAAGGGTTTTGGAAAACTTTCATAATGTGCACTGTAGTTACTCAAAACTCTCTTGATTGTTCAGGAACCCCTTAAATGTATGGGATGATAGCAAAACCAGCAACTGATTTCTCATTCCCTGATGTGTCACGAGAAGGGGTGACTGGCTTTCTGCGGTTACACAAGAAAATCTTTGGGTAGCCATTAAACTGTCAATTGCCTTCAGTTAAACATTTACCATTTATCAAATCTTTTACGACTTAAAATACTGTAACATTATTTGACCAAACCCAAAATTTTCGTGCATGCTAAATCTCTATGATGCAACATGTTACATTATTGCTGCCTTGTAGACCTGTGCCAAGAACAAGAGACCTCTCATGAATTTCTGAAATTATACTACCAACATTGCGATGATAACAAGGCCATTGTTACTTGTTAACTGTATGGGTTTTTTGGCAAATGTTTTATTTCAATTCAAAAATTGATGTTTAAAATTCTCTTCTTTTCTTAGTTTCTAACATAAATGGAATCTACACTGCGGGGTCTGGGCTGGAATCAACATGCCTTGTTTTTGCATATGGATTAGACTTGTTCTGGACAAGGGTGACGCCATCAAGAATGTTTGACGTGCTCAAAGAGGACTTTGATTACTGGTTCATAGTGGGAACTCTTGGTATCTTAGTTCTTGTTTCCATTGTCTCCCAGAGGCTAGCATCAATCAAAATGCTGCGGCAAGCGTGGCAGTGAAACATCTAAGTAGAACAGTTTTTGAATTCTTGCCTCTTCGATGTATTTTCAGAAGAATGGTGATGTGCACCTCATCAAAATAATAGACTGCCAGCAGTCCCTTTTAAGTCAGTCAGGCCACTCGTTTTAGTCATGAAAACGAGCCAAAGAGCCAAGGGGAGAATGGGGAGAAAGCGAGGTGCAAAGAGGGAGGCGCTTGACTGGCTGTTAAAGAAGGGACTGCTAGCACTATAACATAATGTCTCTACAAGAATGTGTGCTAAATTGTTCGCTCCCCTCATTGACACACTatttcaaaacacaacacaTCTTAAGGAATTTAAACTGGTGAGAAACAGACCAGCTTTTTGCAAGTGCTGACAAGGAGAACGTTTTCTCACAATTTCAAGTTAAATGCCCCTAACCACTAAGCTTCCTTGCCTCTCCAACTTACTTATCGCTCTAAGgttatttaatttctttcttctgcGAAGCgaaaaagggaaaagaaagaaaaatgtagTCACTATTCCATGCAACAGAAACCACCACGAAATACACTCTTCTACAAATAAATCTGCAgatcacattaaaaaaaaaaaaccagaaagTTGTATGTATTGTCAAGCGCGTTTCACTGAAGGGCAAATATTAGCTGTAAGGAGAAACCTTAGAGCGAGTTTTAATCaattgtcgtaaaaccaaaaccaaagtaattactttgaccaatcaaaaaggacggagacaatccagtaaaccaatcaaaactcgaagtaattacatgtagccgacgcaaagcgcgggaaaatgtgcatgtgcAAGCCACTagtggttttggtttcacttctgattggttgaaaaaatcgcgcgagaactttgaaccaatcactgagtgaagcaatgaaaaaccaaagcaattcgccaattacttttgacactcaatctCTTAATGTAACATCAAAAATACCATTTGAATAAAGAAAAGGTGACCTACTATAAAGCTCTGTGTTGTGGACTCTGTGATGCAATTTTAGAAAATCTCATCACAAGCAAAATGCCCCGAAATgagccttattcgcgcggcggccatatttcATAGACAACAGATTTTGTAcctgagcctcgagttgaaatgtttggggaCGAGTTCttaatccctcgggactcagcATGGCCGGCGTGTGAGTAGGCCCATAGTGTGGAAAATCCCCAATGTCTTATATTGCATACTGTCTCCTTTGTGCAATGTTCCCAAGAGTCGGCCAGTTATTGTGAAGTGAAGTATCAAGTTTTTGTGACTGAAGATGGGCCTTAGAATTTCCTTGCATTTTCTTGAAGTTTGGTGTGATTTCGAGAACTCGTGGCCCGCAAGATCATATAAGATCGAGAATGATCTTAGACAATAGTGATTTATTGATTGGAGAGTTTTTGTCGAAATGTAGTTAGTTTACTTCTCCGTTTTAATCCCGGGAAAAATCAATTGagacttttcttcattttcgaaGTTTTGGACCATAACTTGAGATGATCAAAGGCGAGCAATGCCCCCTTCCAACACCCTACCCCACAGAATATTGATCAGGAAGAATCCTGAAATTGCCGTTACACGTTTGAGGCATAGTATTTCGTGGCTCAGTTGTCTTTTGCttaaatcttgctcatttaattcGCGACCTAGAGGTCTGTTGCTGACATCACGAGTTTTGGGTCCGATGGCTTCTATCCGCTTGTTAGAACTAAAGTTATGGTTGAGTTCACTTCTTGCACGGAGAACTCTCATCCGTCGTGCCATGCACACAGTACTCGGATTGGTTTTACGCTACTGGCTGTCCATAgacttctcgtttttcttccttAGGCATGAAAAAAAGCGGGAAATGGTTGCACGaaccaaaaaatcatttttgggCAAATTTCTGAGGcttttaaagggacactgtcatgaGTTGCGCATGCGTCTtgcgaaaacttgaaaagtggtaggttaacttttttttgttttgaatcgacaaattcaaaatggcgtccactggggagggccatggtggacaaaggagaaactccgggAGAAAAAGGAAGGCTTTAACGGATCGCAAAGAATACCTAAAGGAGTGGAATAACACGCACAACCGTATTTGTCTGAAGCAAAGAATTTTTCACGCCTGGCTGTAAGCTAAATTTGATGCTGGTTACGAAGCGTGCAGCGACAGTGATTTCCCTTTGTACTGCAAGCACTTTCGCATTTACAAAAGTCTATTGATCCGGAAAG encodes the following:
- the LOC137974228 gene encoding ER membrane protein complex subunit 1-like, encoding MVHSENWLVYCLFNTKSRRYELTVLEMYDGYTERNSTVLSSFDPPPMPMILQQSYIFPTTIRTATVTITEREITHKNLLFGLQTGYILSLPKNFLDPRRKFVPNAQDREEGLHPYVPELSLNPLGFINYNQTISNINGIYTAGSGLESTCLVFAYGLDLFWTRVTPSRMFDVLKEDFDYWFIVGTLGILVLVSIVSQRLASIKMLRQAWQ